ACTAACCCCACATGCTGATATAATTGAGTTAGCCTTTACTGCACTAAGACTGCTGCTGCATGAGGCACTTTGTGTTTGCATTGCATGAGATGTTGCACATGCTGTTAGCACTGTCATTGCAGGCTGCTGAGCTTGCATTATTGGGCAGTTAGATGCCTCACTCTTAACACTTCAGGCTTCCTGGTTGTTGTCACAACCTTATGAGCACCAATAAGGAAATGTCACCTTCTATTTGTACAGAATAATGAGTCTTTTTCTAAATTCTGAAAAACCTCTTCAAGAGAAAATTGTAACGAGAAAGCATTGGCGTTCAGTTCTTCCTTGCCAAACTATTTTCCCAAAGCAAGTGGCACTCTGAATTTCCTAGAAATAGcagatataaaaaataagacatTAGTATAAAACCAGGAACTTGGTTTCAATAGAATTGCACCAAGACCTCACATTTCTTTATTCCTTGACTGCTAtctattgttattttatttattaccaTCAAGCATtcaacttaattattttttgttcagtAAAAATGAATTCCTGGACTTAGCACATACAATATTccaatttatatgatttttatagATGTCAAACAAAGGCTGGATTGCAACTTTATGGCTTTATGGTAAGTTAAGCAGCCTTAATAATTTAAGACTACATCAAAGACAAAAGGAAATCCATGTTATGCAAGTGCGAAACTGCTTTCTAAACAAGTTTCTTATGATGTCTCAACTTTTGATATCCATCTTAATGGAATATTTGTGCAGAAACCTAAGTTTGGTATTAATCAAAGTATTCTTCCTAGTTTGTTGAATCAACAACTTATGCTTTTAATCCATCAACCTGATGGCTTTGTTTACAAACTAATATGCATGCATAATTTAATACTATATACAAAAAACCAAaggtatataaaataaaaatttaactttaCAATGTGTTAATATTATATGTCCACCTGTTTAAtctggaaaaaatatttttgctcaATAGTTGTTCTGAATAAGAAATACCAAACATAGGCTTTATgaatattgttatttttgtaGGTAGAAGGGAGTTATAGAGAAAAAGTGCATCAATATAGGGAGGAAAAAGTGAAGTGATTGTAATGTtctgatatgaacaaaaaaacaTGCTCCATTAGGTAGTGGCAGAACATCCCAAGTAGCAGTTGTCTAAAACTGAAGCTATCCTCAAAAAGGTATCGGTAGAAGATTAAAACTAACAACGTATTATCTTGAGTGAAAATAGAGgatttgtattttgattatttaaatcTGACTTTTACAAAAGCTATTGCAAGATAAGGATTGAGATAATTAAGActcaatatttttgtttgtagaTGAATAAGTAGTACCAGATTTTTTTGAAGGAGCACCAACTCTAGCTGGTTTAGAATTCTGACCTTGTCTCATATCTGCAAACAGAATCAAATAATTGAGAACCTTAATtgaatttaaagaaaagaaaagagaaagtttGTTATTTGATTAACACAAAAGGACTGAATCTTAAAGGAGATGTATGAACCTTTTGAACTGGGATTTTAGAGTCTATGAAGAACTGGGATTACCCATACCTGAGAATTTGAAGAATTGGTTCGTCCATGCAAGCAATTGTAGGCCATCCTTTCACGTTTCCTCGGCCACCTTTCAGTTGTTTTTAATTCTGCTTTGAAAAAATCTGCATTGCAAATAAATTGGCCAAGACATCaatattgaaaaagataaaagaagtctgcacaatttgaaaaaaaaaaaaaaaaatttgattgcaTAGAAAGTACAAATACATTTGTATCACCTGCCCAAAGAAGCGGAAGCATATTAGTTGCTGATTTGAAAATATGGGACATGAGCAATCTTACGCCAATCCTCGCCTCCATTTAGGTATCTTTCTTTCAAGCGGAAGCGGACACTGACCATTGATTATTAGGGATTGTAAGGAGGAGAGATTGCCGATCCCTTCAGGAAGTGATTTCAGGTTGGGACATCCCTCAATTTCAAGGTCTTGAAGTGATGTAAGGTTACCAATCCACACTGGTAAAGTAATCAAGCACAGAACATCTGAAATTTTGAGAGTTTGCAAAGAGGTAACACTAAAAAATCGTATCTCATCATCACTGAACAGATCAACCTCCTCGCAGCCCCTAATTTCCAGCGACTTGAGGGAGGTGAGGTGTTGTATGGATCGAGACAGAGGCAGATATTTTAGTCCAGCACATGCCTCAATTGTTAGATTCTCGAGAGAAGCCAGGTTTTGCAACCACTGCTCTGCCAGAAACTCTAGGTCCAGAATCTCAATCAAATACAGAGACTTTAATTTGGAGAGAGAAGGGGAGGGGTATGAAgaaaaggaatgcgaagaggtTGCTATGCGTTTTAGATTAGGCATATATTTAAGAGATAGATCTCGGAGACACGGGAGTTGATACATTGGTGGTAGATGATTGCACTTTGAATTCGATATTTCTAATTCAACAAGATTTGTCAATGAAGCAAGCCAACTAGGAAATCTCACACCCTTGTACCATTCCAcgtacaaattttttaaatttgggtgTGGCCGAAGGCCTTTCATTAAATTTTCATCATTACGAACATCTTCGACATCCTTACCCTTCTTAGCCTTCTGCCTGTCCCATTGTAATTTCAACCTTCTAAGATGTTGCTTATCCTTCAAATTCGCAGCCTTGGCTTCTGAGGCAGCATTTTTCACCCGCGCCAGATTAAGTATGATACATAGTTCTCCTCTCAAGTTATTTAGCTTGTTCAATTCGGCTAGACTACCACAATGCTTGGCGAAGAAATTAGCTCTAGGTTTCTCTTTCACAATGAGTAGTTCCGCTAGACCACTACAATACTTGGAGAAGAAATCAGCTTCAGGTTCCTGGGTCATAATAAATAATGGTAATACTTGAAGGGAAGTCAATTGCCCTAATCCAGGTGGCATGTGAGTCAAACTATGACAACCATTTATCTCAAGACATCTGAGGTTGGCCAATTTTGGAATGTTTTCAGGTAGTTCTTTAAGCCAAATACAATCACTAAGGTTTAACATTTGCAAATTAAGCAATCTAATAATAGAACCAGGGAGaactttaattttattcttgGAAAGATCAAGGTACTTTAAATAAACCAACTTGTCTATAGAATGTGGCAACGCAACAATACTTAAGCCATGTAGGTCTAATGCATGCAAGCCTCCAAAACTAGAAAAAGGTATTTTGAGAGTTGATTTTTGACGAGCTAATTCTTCCCTGCCTTGAGCTTTATAGAGACTCTTATGAAGTATTTTGATAGTTAATTTTTGAAGAGCTAATTTTTCCTTGCCTAGATCTATCCAGGAAGTGAATGTCAATATAAATGTGCGTACCTTCTTTGCTTTGAATAACAAGCTTAAATTCTTctcaaaaactttttcaaatggAATTGATAGATGACGAACATTTTTATTGACATTTTCTGCATTGGAATCAACAAGTGTGCACTCAATATTTGAGATTGATTGTGCCAAATCAAGGATTAAATCAtgaattttaaaactaacaatATTTCCAAAGCGATCTTCACTAGCCTTTTGGAAGAAAGACCTCCAAAGTAGATTCATAAAGTACTCATTAGCAACATCCTCCAGCCTTAGCCTTTCGTTTGATGATTGGATAAATCCTTGTGCTATCCACAGTTATATCAATGTTAACTTCGAAATCTCATGATCTTTAGGAAACAATGAACAATAAGCAAAACAACACTTTAAATGTAAAGGGAGATGATCGTAACTTAATTTTAGAATTGATAAGATACCACTATCATTTTCCCCTTGAGTTACATCTAAAAGTTCTTTATCCTTGATATATGACCATTCATCCTCTGTCTCTTTGAAGTATAATATTCTACCTACCGTTTTGATAGCAAGAGGCACTCCACAACTTTTTTGTACAATGTCCATTCCAATTGCTTTAAGTTTGAGATCAATGGTCTCTTGCCCTTTTTTAAATGCCATTTGCTTCAACAAAGACCAAG
This genomic stretch from Quercus lobata isolate SW786 chromosome 3, ValleyOak3.0 Primary Assembly, whole genome shotgun sequence harbors:
- the LOC115979356 gene encoding putative disease resistance protein RGA4, with product MLNLSDCIWLKELPENIPKLANLRCLEINGCHSLTHMPPGLGQLTSLQVLPLFIMTQEPEADFFSKYCSGLAELLIVKEKPRANFFAKHCGSLAELNKLNNLRGELCIILNLARVKNAASEAKAANLKDKQHLRRLKLQWDRQKAKKGKDVEDVRNDENLMKGLRPHPNLKNLYVEWYKGVRFPSWLASLTNLVELEISNSKCNHLPPMYQLPCLRDLSLKYMPNLKRIATSSHSFSSYPSPSLSKLKSLYLIEILDLEFLAEQWLQNLASLENLTIEACAGLKYLPLSRSIQHLTSLKSLEIRGCEEVDLFSDDEIRFFSVTSLQTLKISDVLCLITLPVWIGNLTSLQDLEIEGCPNLKSLPEGIGNLSSLQSLIINGQCPLPLERKIPKWRRGLA